From one Lycium ferocissimum isolate CSIRO_LF1 chromosome 7, AGI_CSIRO_Lferr_CH_V1, whole genome shotgun sequence genomic stretch:
- the LOC132064939 gene encoding jasmonate-induced oxygenase 2-like, whose protein sequence is MGEVDSAFIQDVEHRPKLAITEAEGIPVIDLSILNSADISTAKNCKKLASLVAEVKDACKKWGFFQVINHGVSLECREKIDLASRKFFALSKEEKRKVKRDELNSMGYYDTELTKNVRDWKEVFDFTVENPTVIPLSHEPDDKEHKELHNQWPEYPPDLREVCEEYVQELEKLSYKLLELISLSLGLPAKRMNGFFKDQTSFVRLNHYPPCPVPHLALGVGRHKDAGGLTILAQDDIGGLEVKRKTDGEWIRVKPTPDAYIINVGDTIQVWSNDEYDSVEHRVVVNSERERFSIPFFFNPSHYTWIGPLEELVNEKNPAKYKAYNWGMLFTHRKNSNFKKRDDENLQIHHFKA, encoded by the exons ATGGGAGAAGTTGACTCAGCTTTCATCCAAGATGTTGAACACAGGCCTAAACTCGCCATAACTGAAGCAGAGGGTATTCCAGTGATTGATCTCTCAATACTCAATTCTGCAGATATCTCCACTGCGAAAAATTGCAAGAAATTAGCAAGTCTAGTAGCTGAGGTAAAAGATGCATGCAAGAAGTGGGGATTCTTCCAAGTGATCAATCATGGGGTGTCCTTAGAGTGCAGGGAAAAGATTGATTTGGCATCAAGAAAGTTCTTTGCTTTGTCTAAAGAGGAAAAGAGGAAAGTGAAGAGAGATGAGCTGAACTCAATGGGATATTATGATACTGAGCTCACCAAAAATGTTAGGGACTGGAAAGAAGTCTTTGATTTTACTGTGGAGAATCCAACTGTTATACCACTTTCTCATGAGCCTGATGACAAGGAGCACAAGGAGTTGCACAACCAATGGCCTGAGTACCCTCCGGATTTAAG GGAGGTGTGTGAAGAGTATGTTCAAGAATTGGAAAAGTTGTCTTACAAGTTACTGGAACTGATCTCCCTCAGCTTAGGCTTGCCAGCAAAAAGGATGAATGGGTTCTTTAAAGACCAAACTAGTTTTGTAAGGCTGAATCACTATCCTCCTTGTCCTGTCCCTCATCTGGCTTTAGGAGTTGGTAGACACAAAGATGCAGGTGGACTCACCATTCTGGCTCAAGACGATATTGGAGGGCTTGAAGTTAAGAGGAAAACTGATGGAGAATGGATTAGAGTTAAACCTACTCCTGATGCTTACATTATAAATGTTGGTGACACTATTCAG GTTTGGAGCAATGATGAATATGATAGTGTGGAACACCGGGTGGTGGTGAATTCTGAAAGGGAAAGGTTTTCAATTCCATTCTTCTTTAATCCATCACACTATACTTGGATAGGACCCTTGGAGGAGCTGGTCAATGAGAAGAACCCTGCAAAGTATAAGGCCTATAATTGGGGAATGCTTTTCACTCATCGGAAGAACAGCAATTTCAAGAAGCGTGATGATGAAAACCTtcaaattcatcatttcaagGCTTGA
- the LOC132064938 gene encoding protein DMR6-LIKE OXYGENASE 2-like: MAKVDESFFQETGHRPKQSTVEAEKIPLIDLSPVLTTDPSNTSSAITNLVSEIGDACKNWGFFQVINHGVPSTCRENIERASREFFLQPTEEKRKVSRDEDNPMGFYDTEHTKNVRDWKEVFDFVVENPTILPASHEPHDTKLKEMTNQWPNFPTNFREACEEYARGIEKLSYKLLELIALSLGLSSKRLNSYFKDQTSFMRLNYYPLCPISDLALGVGRHKDSPALTVLAQDDVGGLEVKRKTDGEWIQVKPTLDAYIVNVGDIIQVWSNDRYESVEHRVVASSKKERFSIPFFFSPSHSVMVEPLEELISEQSPAKYKAYNWGKFKTTRNLSNFKKLNVENIQIYHFRIGDL, encoded by the exons ATGGCAAAGGTTGATGAATCTTTTTTTCAAGAAACTGGTCACAGGCCAAAACAAAGCACAGTTGAAGCAGAAAAGATACCCTTAATTGATCTCTCTCCAGTTCTAACCACTGACCCTTCAAACACTTCTTCAGCAATTACAAATCTTGTATCAGAAATTGGTGATGCATGCAAGAACTGGGGTTTCTTTCAAGTAATCAACCATGGAGTTCCATCAACATGTCGCGAAAATATAGAGAGAGCATCAAGGGAATTCTTCTTGCAGCCTACTGAGGAGAAGAGGAAAGTGAGCAGAGATGAAGATAATCCTATGGGTTTTTATGATACAGAGCATACTAAAAATGTTAGGGATTGGAAAGaagtttttgattttgttgtcGAGAATCCAACTATTTTACCTGCTTCACATGAACCTCATGACACTAAACTTAAGGAGATGACCAATCAATGGCCTAATTTCCCTACTAATTTCAG GGAGGCATGTGAAGAATATGCTCGAGGTATTGAGAAACTGTCCTACAAGTTGCTAGAACTTATTGCTCTAAGCTTAGGCCTGTCATCCAAAAGGCTCAATAGCTACTTCAAAGACCAAACAAGTTTTATGCGATTAAATTACTATCCGCTATGCCCAATTTCGGATTTGGCTTTGGGGGTTGGCCGGCACAAAGATTCTCCCGCCCTGACCGTCCTTGCTCAAGATGATGTTGGGGGCCTCGAGGTGAAACGCAAAACAGATGGCGAATGGATACAAGTTAAACCAACTCTAGATGcttatattgttaatgttgGTGACATAATTCAG gtTTGGAGCAATGACAGATATGAAAGTGTGGAACATAGGGTAGTAGCAAGCTCCAAGAAAGAGAGATTTTCTATTCCATTTTTCTTCAGCCCATCTCACTCTGTAATGGTGGAGCCTCTAGAGGAACTGATAAGTGAACAAAGTCCAGCAAAATACAAGGCTTACAACTGGGGAAAATTTAAAACTACAAGAAACCTTAgtaatttcaagaaacttaatGTTGAAAACATTCAAATATATCATTTTAGAATTGGTGACCTGTAA
- the LOC132064945 gene encoding uncharacterized protein LOC132064945, which produces MVDETKTKPEIVEKQEEEAPVPDGGGGWGGWGFSAFSYISDIQKVATTAAEEISRNAVEAAKTAAKSLADVQNAREDSESSKGDEEQEVLVEVESEDENDKKRKAALEKLEKASEDSLFGQGLKVIDHSVENFASGAWQALGNAFKGSSDLVHKLENSGSLPAETGSVAPSILETGKAFTAKGMHVLELLGKETMDLLISETGIRVDPGSKEGGGETDEDQFYEEVTFDRCFYIYGGPEQLEELEALSNHYALLFNRRKAKLPSDQRSSYDGKLKEVQQIFDLSSEVYGISKESGKGKEVETGIADSTDEVKNLHDSSVNKAAELAAGFTNVLVGLAPNDMIQRTTRRLDTLHSEGVHRLSELCCFAATQLVMLGKSIISTANKVADQEANAEIMKMEWPEDSIERAKVIRAKACSMTGCVEAVSSSFITGISEVAEAYLAAVQGVSADSHEVPQKSIQEKANAYAENLRAAHTTAVGKIQDGLQYLPYVVISTSMPAA; this is translated from the exons ATGGTGGATGAGACGAAGACGAAGCCTGAGATAGTGGAAAAGCAGGAAGAAGAAGCTCCGGTGCCAGATGGCGGCGGGGGATGGGGAGGCTGGGGATTTTCAGCGTTTTCATACATCTCAGATATTCAGAAAGTTGCTACTACTGCTGCTGAAGAGATCTCTCGCAAT GCTGTTGAAGCTGCTAAAACAGCTGCAAAAAGCCTTGCAGATGTGCAGAATGCTCGGGAAGACTCCGAATCCTCGAAAGGTGATGAGGAGCAAGAAGTATTGGTTGAAGTGGAAAGTGAAGACGAGAATGACAAAAAACGCAAGGCTGCTCTAGAAAAATTAGAGAAAGCTAGTGAAGACTCATTATTTGGCCAG GGTTTGAAAGTTATTGACCATTCAGTCGAGAATTTCGCTTCAGGAGCTTGGCAAGCATTAGGAAATGCATTCAAAGGAAGTTCCGATTTAGTCCATAA GCTTGAGAATTCGGGTAGCTTACCTGCCGAAACTGGTTCTGTTGCACCATCCATACTAGAG ACTGGAAAAGCTTTTACTGCTAAAGGAATGCATGTGCTTGAGCTACTTGGAAAAGAAACTATGGATCTTCTGATCTCAGAAACTGGTATTAGAGTTGACCCAGGCTCCAAAGAAGGGGGAGGAGAAACAGATGAAGATCAGTTTTATGAGGAAGTTACATTTGATAGAtgcttttatatttatggaGGTCCAGAGCAATTGGAG GAGCTGGAGGCACTGTCCAACCATTATGCTTTGTTGTTCAACAGAAGAAAAGCGAAGCTTCCATCTGATCAAAGGTCTTCATATGATGGAAAACTTAAAGAGGTTCAGCAGATTTTTGACTTGAGTTCTGAAGTATATGGAATTAGTAAAGAGTCaggaaaaggaaaggaagttgaGACTGGCATTGCAGACAGCACAGATGAGGTGAAGAATTTGCATGATTCTAGTGTGAACAAGGCTGCAGAATTAGCAGCAGG ATTTACAAATGTTTTGGTTGGACTAGCACCCAATGACATGATTCAAAGGACTACCCGGAGACTGGATACTCTTCATTCAGAGGGTGTTCAT AGACTTTCAGAGTTGTGTTGTTTTGCTGCGACTCAACTTGTAATGCTTGGGAAATCAATCATTTCAACTGCAAACAAAGTTGCGGACCAAGAAGCAAATGcagaaattatgaaaatggaatggCCCGAGGATTCAATTGAAAGAGCTAAGGTAATCCGAGCGAAGGCATGTTCAATGACTGGATGTGTTGAGGCAGTTTCTTCCAGCTTTATCACAG GGATATCGGAAGTTGCTGAAGCATATTTAGCAGCAGTGCAAGGTGTATCTGCCGATTCACATGAGGTTCCACAGAAATCAATCCAGGAGAAGGCCAATGCATATGCTGAGAATCTTCGTGCAGCTCATACCACAGCCGTGGGCAAAATTCAGGACGGCCTTCAATATTTACCCTATGTGGTCATCTCAACTTCAATGCCTGCTGCTTGA